The Penaeus monodon isolate SGIC_2016 chromosome 13, NSTDA_Pmon_1, whole genome shotgun sequence genome contains a region encoding:
- the LOC119580267 gene encoding uncharacterized protein LOC119580267 — protein MKTIAILLACVALASAQNLNLNLPGRIPIQQRVTNWGNQVYGPGANNQFAFPPNPILMQRAIQIANLDPNLFVYLDVDGSIEFRDRFGNEPEEQPHRFDFTQLLEI, from the exons ATGAAGACTATC gCAATCCTACTCGCGTGTGTGGCTCTTGCCTCCGCACAGAATCTCAATCTCAACCTACCCGGGAGAATCCCCATTCAACAGAGGGTTACTAACTGGGGCAACCAGGTGTATGGCCCCGGTGCCAACAACCAGTTCGCTTTCCCCCCTAACCCTATTTTGATGCAAAGAGCCATCCAGATCGCCAATCTGGACCCTAACCTCTTCGTG TACCTCGACGTCGACGGATCCATCGAATTCCGCGACAGGTTCGGCAACGAGCCCGAGGAGCAGCCCCACCGCTTCGACTTCACGCAGCTCCTTGAAATCTAA